Proteins encoded within one genomic window of Lysinibacillus louembei:
- a CDS encoding methyl-accepting chemotaxis protein: protein MKIKSMLMMVSAIAVILFVINGVSLGLLVMNTKQQVQAFQKENTVLQLKEQLVMVSDYLTTEARAYVSTGDKAFYEAYMREVNDTQTYAKVIAEFEKILPDDILTIVHNVQSESGQLAQIEAQGFQLMQQGNQQAAIDMMYDDNYFAGKNRINDYLQAFNDEVSTWVDELSTTAKNGVTMSIVILISSVVISSLFSIIASILIISKFKPLFAVIQQIEEVADGNLMIQPLAAKEGAKDEISQLSLAFNMMFGNLKNTIVTVNDASMELSASTEQLSVNVSQSTDATERVTEATDGIAGGAQTQLEQIQESSQAMMEVAQGIQHIASAASDVATSSTEVSKQADEGGQGLQHAIEQMQEVDVAVNEAMSSIESLSTQSREIENIVETITGIADQTNLLALNAAIEAARAGESGKGFAVVADEVRKLAEQSNQSAKQIATIIHMIQGDMQTTVQQMNKVNDKVSIGTQSITHTGTSFETIIQAIQTVTNQIQEVSAVSEQMAASAQQVSATFDSLQAISRSSTETTQHVASLSEEQLASMEEIASATQMLNQLAMNLNNAVGKFKLL from the coding sequence ATGAAGATTAAATCGATGTTAATGATGGTTTCAGCAATTGCGGTAATTTTATTTGTGATTAATGGTGTTAGTTTAGGTCTTCTTGTGATGAACACCAAACAACAGGTGCAAGCATTTCAAAAAGAAAATACAGTGCTTCAATTAAAGGAACAGCTTGTGATGGTATCCGATTATTTAACAACAGAAGCACGTGCGTATGTAAGTACAGGGGATAAGGCATTTTATGAGGCGTATATGAGAGAAGTAAATGACACGCAAACATATGCTAAAGTCATTGCTGAGTTTGAAAAAATACTACCAGATGATATATTAACGATTGTACACAATGTGCAATCAGAGTCAGGGCAATTAGCTCAAATTGAGGCACAAGGCTTTCAGTTAATGCAGCAAGGCAATCAACAGGCTGCAATTGATATGATGTATGATGATAATTATTTTGCAGGAAAAAATCGCATTAACGATTACTTACAAGCCTTTAATGATGAAGTCTCGACATGGGTGGATGAATTATCTACAACAGCTAAAAATGGTGTAACAATGAGCATCGTTATTTTAATTTCGTCTGTTGTTATTTCATCTTTGTTTAGCATAATAGCAAGCATTTTAATTATTTCTAAATTTAAGCCGCTGTTTGCTGTTATTCAGCAAATTGAAGAAGTGGCAGATGGTAATTTAATGATTCAGCCCCTTGCTGCAAAAGAGGGAGCAAAGGATGAAATTTCCCAGCTGTCTCTCGCATTTAACATGATGTTTGGGAATTTAAAAAACACTATTGTAACTGTTAATGATGCAAGTATGGAATTATCGGCATCTACAGAGCAGTTGAGCGTCAATGTTAGTCAATCAACAGATGCAACAGAGCGCGTAACAGAGGCTACAGATGGCATTGCTGGAGGAGCACAAACCCAGCTTGAGCAAATACAAGAAAGCTCACAGGCGATGATGGAAGTAGCACAAGGTATTCAACATATTGCATCAGCGGCATCTGATGTAGCAACTTCCTCTACAGAGGTATCGAAACAAGCAGATGAAGGAGGACAGGGCTTGCAGCATGCGATTGAGCAAATGCAGGAGGTTGATGTAGCTGTAAATGAGGCGATGTCCTCTATCGAATCTTTATCAACACAATCTCGAGAAATTGAAAATATTGTAGAGACGATTACAGGCATTGCAGACCAAACGAATTTATTAGCATTAAATGCTGCGATAGAGGCAGCAAGAGCAGGGGAAAGTGGAAAAGGCTTCGCTGTTGTGGCGGATGAGGTACGTAAATTAGCGGAGCAATCAAACCAATCTGCTAAGCAAATTGCTACTATTATTCATATGATTCAAGGAGATATGCAGACAACTGTCCAACAAATGAATAAGGTTAACGATAAAGTTTCGATAGGAACCCAATCTATTACGCATACTGGTACATCTTTTGAAACGATTATTCAAGCTATCCAAACAGTAACAAATCAAATTCAAGAGGTTTCGGCAGTTTCTGAGCAGATGGCAGCAAGTGCACAACAAGTTTCAGCCACTTTCGATTCATTGCAGGCAATTTCACGCTCTTCAACAGAAACGACACAACATGTAGCAAGTTTATCTGAGGAGCAGCTTGCCTCTATGGAGGAAATTGCTTCGGCGACACAGATGCTTAATCAATTAGCAATGAATTTGAATAATGCTGTAGGGAAATTCAAATTACTATAA